From a single Flavobacteriales bacterium genomic region:
- a CDS encoding PorV/PorQ family protein, giving the protein MLKNLLVCISIFALIFGVTSSGNAEVRTYSNEFLAIGVGASGLGMSNAFVAKTNDVTAGYWNPAGLLGVNSDIQIALMHSEYFQGMVKYDYGAIASKLDSNSAVGFSFIRAGVDKIPNTLELIDSEGNINYDKIKWFSAADNAYMFSYARKSKVKGLNYGGTIKVIYRKVGSFAKAWGFGLDAGVQYKTKKWNLAVMVRDVTSTFNAWSFSFTDAEQQILLATSNEVPENSIEVTLPKMIWGIARDVKLGKEFVLTPEIDVDFTFDGKRNTVVKSNFSSISPHAGIELGYHDLVYVRAGIGQIQSYRDFDDITKTKAQPNIGVGIKMKNLTIDYALTNVGGVTIAPYSNVFSLKLNINKRS; this is encoded by the coding sequence ATATAGTAATGAGTTCTTAGCAATTGGAGTTGGAGCTTCTGGCTTAGGGATGTCAAATGCTTTTGTTGCTAAAACAAATGATGTTACAGCTGGATATTGGAACCCGGCCGGTTTATTAGGTGTTAATTCAGATATTCAGATTGCCCTTATGCATTCGGAGTATTTTCAAGGCATGGTAAAGTACGATTATGGTGCTATCGCCTCAAAACTGGATAGTAATAGTGCGGTAGGATTCTCCTTTATTCGTGCTGGAGTAGATAAAATCCCCAATACGTTGGAATTAATAGATTCGGAAGGCAATATCAACTATGATAAGATTAAATGGTTTTCGGCTGCCGACAATGCTTACATGTTTAGCTATGCCCGTAAATCCAAAGTAAAAGGACTTAACTATGGCGGAACCATAAAAGTGATATATCGAAAAGTAGGAAGCTTTGCTAAAGCATGGGGCTTTGGTTTGGATGCAGGGGTTCAATATAAAACGAAGAAGTGGAATCTGGCTGTTATGGTTCGGGATGTCACTTCAACTTTTAATGCTTGGAGTTTCTCCTTTACAGATGCGGAACAACAAATATTACTTGCTACAAGTAACGAGGTGCCTGAAAACTCTATTGAGGTTACTTTACCTAAAATGATTTGGGGAATTGCAAGAGACGTTAAATTGGGAAAAGAGTTTGTTTTAACTCCAGAGATAGATGTGGATTTTACATTTGATGGGAAACGGAACACCGTGGTAAAATCTAACTTTTCCAGTATCTCACCTCATGCCGGAATTGAATTAGGATATCATGATCTTGTTTATGTTAGAGCAGGAATTGGCCAGATCCAGAGTTATCGAGATTTTGACGATATCACAAAAACCAAAGCGCAGCCCAATATTGGCGTAGGGATTAAAATGAAAAACCTTACTATCGATTATGCGTTAACAAATGTAGGAGGTGTAACTATAGCACCATATTCTAACGTATTTTCTTTAAAACTTAATATTAATAAGCGCT